The DNA segment ATATCCGCAAGGCGAGCCTGGATGCGATGCGCCGGGCGGTGCATGGCCTGTCCACTGCACCTGCCCTGGTGCTCGCCGATGGCCGCGATATCCCGCCCGGCCTTGCCTGTCTTGGCAAGGCCGTCGTCAAGGGCGATGCCCGCTCGCTGTCGATTGCGGCGGCCTCGATCATTGCCAAGGTGTCACGCGACCGGATGATGACCCGCGCCCATCTGGTCTTCCCGGCCTATGGGTTTTCCACTCATGCCGGCTATGCCACGCAGCGCCACCGCAATGCCATCGACGATCACGGCCCCTGCCCGCTGCATAGAATGAGCTTTAGGCCGCTGCGCCAGGACGGCGTTGACATGCCGGACGAGGAACTGCAGGGCTGACGCTTGGGGAGATGCGGGCTGTATCCTGGAACATCCGCCCGTGCCAAACGTTTTTCCCATCGTCATTGACGTCAAAGACACAGGAGCGGTTTTTCTTGTGTGCGGCGTGCCCCAGGTAACAAACAGCCGGGCGGACGGGTTATAGAACGAGGAACGGCATGCACCCGCGATTCCCTTGAAAGGTTTTACACCGTGTTTTTTGGCTTGATCTTCCTTGCTGCGACGGCAGCGGCCAGCGTTCCCGCTGCAGAGGAGCCGACCGCGGACGCCTTGCAATCGGATCTGCAGACGGCCTATAGCTGCCAGGATATTGACGGCCGCAAGGTCTGGAAGGGCGGGCTTGCCTATTATATCCAGTCCTACGTCTATGATGATGGGACGCCGGATGATGCGGGCAATATGGCAACAGACGCGGTCCTGCCCGAAGACAACAGCGCCGAGACCATGCAGGAATTCGAACAGGCCTGCCTGACCATGGCGCCGACGGCAAGCACCAGCAATTAGCATCTGACTTTTCTGCAGGCCACTTCGCTTTGCCGGGGTGTGGCCAAGCGCTCGCCGCTGGTGCGCGGGCTGATGCCAGTCCTCGAACCCCTCCGGCAGACATAAAAAAGGCCGGCGCGAGCCAGCCTTTTCAAATCCCGATCACGCGGTTGCTTAATTCAGGCGTGTCTTCACGTCGCTGATTGCCTTGGAAAACAGGGCGGCCTGGGTTGCGGCATCCGACTTTGCCGTGATGACGCTTTCGGCGGCGGCAATGGCGATATCGACGGCCGTGGCGCGAACCGAGTTGATGGCGTCGGTTTCGGCCTGCTTGATCTTCTGTTCCGACAAGGCCGTGCGGCGGGCGACGAATTCGTCGGTCTTCTGCTTGGCTTCGGCGGTCAGCATTTCAGCTTCGCGTTCGGCAGCGGCAACGATGTTGGCGGCTTCCGCTTCGGCTTCCTTGCGCTTGCGCTGGTATTCGACGAGCAGGGCCTGGGCTTCGGCGCGCAGGCGCTTGGCTTCGGCCAGTTCGTTGGTGATGCGGCCGGCGCGCTCGTCGAGCGATTTGGCCAGCATGCCCGGAACCTTGAGATAGACGATGAGCGCGAGGAAAAGCACCAAGCCGACTGTGGCCCAGAATGTGGCCAGTGAGGTCAAATCCATGATGCTCTCCTTACTTCGCCGATGCTTTGACCGCAGATGCGATCTCAGCCTTCGATACCTTGCCGCCGATCAACTGCTCGACGACGGCTGTCGCAGTGTCCTCGGCGATCGCGCCAACGTCGGCCAGGGCCTTCGTCTTGATATCGGCGATACGCGCTTCGGCAGCGGAAATCTTGTTGTTCAGGCTTTCTTCGACCGCGGTGCGATCGGCAGCAGCCTTTGCCTTTGCAGCTTCGCGCGCAGTCGATGCGATCGCGTTGCCCTTGGCTTTTGCGGCGGCCAGTTCCTGCTCATAGGCAGCAATGGCGGCGTCGGCCTCTGCCTTCGAGCGGGCTGCATCATCGAGGTCGCGTGCGATCGTGTCGTTACGCGTTTCGAGAATGCCACCGATGCGCGGCATGACGACCTTCGACATCAGAAGGTAGAAAAGACCGAATGTGATCGCCAGCCACAGAAGCTGCGATGCAAATGTCGACGTATCGAAGGGCGGGAACACTCCCGAGCCATGTCCGCCTTCTTGGGCTACACCGGTTTCGGTGTGGACCTCGCCGGCAGCGGCGTCGTGGGTCACTGCGCCTTCGGTGGTGGTTGACTGGGCGTATGCCGCGGTCACAAACATGCTCACCTCCAGGTGCACTCAGAAAAGATGCGGGCCGCGACGTTGAAACCGCGGCCCTGCCTTCAAGCCGGTCTTAGACGGCGAAAAGGAGAAGCAGAGCTACGA comes from the Pararhizobium qamdonense genome and includes:
- a CDS encoding F0F1 ATP synthase subunit B, whose protein sequence is MDLTSLATFWATVGLVLFLALIVYLKVPGMLAKSLDERAGRITNELAEAKRLRAEAQALLVEYQRKRKEAEAEAANIVAAAEREAEMLTAEAKQKTDEFVARRTALSEQKIKQAETDAINSVRATAVDIAIAAAESVITAKSDAATQAALFSKAISDVKTRLN
- a CDS encoding ribonuclease HII, producing MSRRTQPDSPFLFETIEGPDFSFELAGRRDGLWPVAGTDEAGRGPLAGPVVAAAVILDPDNIPEGLNDSKQLSIARREELFDLILASSIVSIASSGAGRIDGTDIRKASLDAMRRAVHGLSTAPALVLADGRDIPPGLACLGKAVVKGDARSLSIAAASIIAKVSRDRMMTRAHLVFPAYGFSTHAGYATQRHRNAIDDHGPCPLHRMSFRPLRQDGVDMPDEELQG
- a CDS encoding F0F1 ATP synthase subunit B, producing MFVTAAYAQSTTTEGAVTHDAAAGEVHTETGVAQEGGHGSGVFPPFDTSTFASQLLWLAITFGLFYLLMSKVVMPRIGGILETRNDTIARDLDDAARSKAEADAAIAAYEQELAAAKAKGNAIASTAREAAKAKAAADRTAVEESLNNKISAAEARIADIKTKALADVGAIAEDTATAVVEQLIGGKVSKAEIASAVKASAK